The following are encoded in a window of Solibacillus sp. FSL R7-0668 genomic DNA:
- a CDS encoding GerAB/ArcD/ProY family transporter, with amino-acid sequence MSRFYYYLILINMVANIIASVPAILLHYHKEGAVSAMIMALIFGVLLITIYTRFFNSFPGKTLPELLATTTAKWFHLPFVFSLAVIWFVAGLITLITFTFLLIRYLTPEMPIIQICLALSLSVIFGCLMKTERVLYTVEIILIISSPLIIYIFIKAYGSDNLKWDFVKEAALYVNQYPNFNSFSASFFIFLGVANLFLFNRFFKEKQTFRMKQLVFIFMISIVTLFTTYFIPIGFNGFEHIDELVYPWISTSDSLNMDFFVIERVLFIFLLFYLGIAFLSILIHWHVSLELLKFVFKLDDIKYKEKVIGNYLPIPFFISISLLMVSLLNEYQLFRYSSYFYHLVVVIFPIMVILFFFIKRRMKYAK; translated from the coding sequence ATGAGTAGATTTTATTACTACTTAATATTAATTAATATGGTAGCCAATATTATTGCTTCCGTTCCTGCAATACTCTTGCATTATCATAAGGAAGGCGCAGTGTCTGCTATGATTATGGCACTAATATTTGGAGTTCTTCTAATCACGATTTATACACGCTTTTTTAATTCCTTTCCTGGAAAAACATTACCAGAGCTTTTGGCAACAACAACAGCTAAATGGTTTCACTTACCATTTGTCTTTTCATTAGCCGTCATTTGGTTTGTTGCAGGATTGATAACATTAATCACGTTTACATTTCTGCTTATTCGATATCTTACCCCGGAAATGCCCATTATTCAAATTTGCCTAGCCCTAAGTTTATCCGTTATTTTTGGTTGTTTAATGAAAACTGAACGTGTGTTATATACAGTTGAAATTATTTTAATTATTTCGAGTCCTCTTATTATATATATTTTTATTAAAGCTTATGGCAGTGATAATTTAAAGTGGGATTTTGTAAAGGAAGCCGCTTTGTACGTGAATCAGTATCCTAATTTCAATTCCTTCTCTGCTAGTTTTTTTATATTTTTAGGAGTTGCAAACTTATTTCTTTTTAATCGTTTTTTTAAAGAAAAACAAACTTTTCGTATGAAGCAACTTGTATTCATTTTCATGATTTCTATTGTTACATTATTTACGACATATTTTATTCCAATAGGTTTTAACGGATTCGAACATATTGACGAGCTCGTTTATCCTTGGATTTCTACATCAGATTCATTAAACATGGATTTCTTTGTGATTGAGCGCGTTCTATTTATTTTTTTGTTGTTTTATCTAGGAATCGCCTTTTTAAGTATTTTAATTCATTGGCATGTCTCTTTAGAGCTTTTAAAGTTTGTTTTCAAATTAGATGACATTAAATATAAAGAAAAAGTTATCGGGAACTATCTTCCTATCCCTTTTTTCATATCTATCTCGTTACTTATGGTGAGCTTACTAAATGAATATCAACTGTTTCGTTACTCGAGTTACTTTTATCATCTCGTCGTTGTCATTTTTCCAATAATGGTCATTTTATTTTTCTTTATAAAAAGGAGGATGAAATATGCCAAGTAA
- a CDS encoding Ger(x)C family spore germination protein produces MPSNHIKKKHFIFLLLLFLLFLTGCAFKDIDKNVFVAMIAIDKSDEEKKPYKITLKIYEPVSSFKQSTQPEYSYISESGETLSEAIRLLQSYTDKELDFGHTKLIVIGEELVKEEKNHEILDFLIRRPDIQMISWIAVGRPTADEVIKLEPKGERAGYPELFNFLDHNGTESQYVVTTYLFHFRRNMKEYGIDPVLPIIEIDAENKHFKINKSLLIANNKRPYELNSLNTALYNILREKTNHAEVVIMEDGEQFIAKIDTIKSNYKVNILNDDKIELEIEMGLYGYISESKKALNNMELPKYNKLLKKEAEEKFKEFLDELKKIGYDPLGFGINYKGQKLHNHRMSKDEWQEAYKNAKVKIKVNPGLKSTGSIQ; encoded by the coding sequence ATGCCAAGTAACCACATCAAAAAGAAGCATTTTATTTTTTTGTTACTACTATTCCTTCTATTCTTAACAGGCTGTGCATTTAAGGATATCGATAAAAATGTATTTGTTGCAATGATTGCTATAGATAAGTCTGATGAAGAAAAAAAACCATACAAAATAACGTTAAAAATTTATGAACCAGTTAGTTCCTTTAAGCAATCAACACAACCTGAATATTCGTATATTTCCGAATCAGGGGAAACGCTATCTGAAGCTATTCGTTTATTGCAATCGTATACTGATAAGGAGTTAGATTTCGGACATACGAAGCTGATCGTCATAGGGGAAGAACTTGTTAAAGAAGAAAAAAATCACGAGATCTTAGATTTTTTGATACGTAGACCAGATATTCAAATGATTTCATGGATTGCGGTTGGCCGACCTACTGCAGATGAAGTCATCAAGTTGGAACCAAAGGGAGAAAGAGCCGGATACCCGGAATTATTCAATTTTTTAGATCATAATGGAACTGAAAGTCAATATGTAGTCACAACGTATTTATTTCATTTTAGAAGAAATATGAAGGAATATGGGATTGATCCTGTTTTACCCATTATCGAAATCGATGCGGAAAACAAACATTTTAAAATTAATAAGTCATTATTAATAGCAAACAATAAGCGACCGTATGAGTTAAATTCACTTAATACGGCACTATACAATATATTAAGGGAAAAAACCAATCATGCAGAGGTTGTCATTATGGAAGATGGTGAACAGTTTATTGCAAAAATTGACACAATAAAATCAAACTATAAAGTAAATATTCTAAATGACGATAAAATAGAGCTTGAGATTGAAATGGGGTTATACGGTTATATATCTGAATCCAAAAAGGCTTTAAATAATATGGAATTACCGAAATATAACAAACTGTTAAAAAAGGAGGCTGAGGAAAAATTTAAGGAGTTTTTAGATGAGCTGAAAAAAATAGGTTATGATCCATTAGGCTTTGGGATTAATTATAAAGGACAGAAACTGCATAATCACAGAATGAGTAAAGATGAATGGCAAGAGGCATATAAAAATGCAAAAGTAAAAATCAAGGTCAACCCAGGTTTAAAAAGTACCGGCTCCATACAGTAG